The genomic region atccgccaggggggcgaccgcccctgctaacccccctagctccaccactgccGATACGGTTTAATTCGAACGTAGCTTGATACTCGTATGATATAAGTTAAGCAATACAAAAAATTACGGGGGTTATGTTTCATATATAAATTCAAATAATTAGCAATTTCGATATTTCATTTTGGATTCGCTTTCTAGTCGTCTTTGTCTTCGTCACCTCCGCAACCCTACCCATTGGTTAAATATTTTTGTCACCTCCACAACCCTACCCATTGATTAaatactagtatagatcccgcgcaaatgcgcggtttttcAGATAAGAATATTAGAGAATTTAATAATTATACTCTTGATATTTAActccatttgaaatttaattataaaatttactaTTAGTAATTTTGTATTAAGAGCTAGAAAATAGATTGTCCAACACTTTTACTCCGTATAAGATTTTCGGTTTTGCTAAGATTATTTTATTAACTCTGTTTTAAGAAAACATTGTTTTTAATTATATCATTCACTCCGTATAAGATTGTCGATTTTGctaaaattattttattaactGGAGGCGttattaaacaattaaaaaaaaagtaaccaaaatttaAGTTTTCATATAGTAGGGAGCAAAGACAGATATTAAGTTAAAGTGTAAAAAAATATCATAAGCAAGTTTTTCTTTTTAGAAGTAATAACAATTTATGAATACTCTAAATTTGTAGTACGTTTGTATAAAAAGATAAAATAATAGAATTAATTAGAAAATGTTTCCTAAAAAAAAGTTCTTGGTCATAATGTTTAGTTTtagaaataataatagtaaaatatttaTATCACGTTGTGCGTATAATTAGTGCGTGCAATTTCATGTATGTAACAAAATAAGAATATCCCGTTAACATGTATATGCAATTTAAAAGAATATTATCCCCTTTTTTAAATGGTATAGAATATATTATATGAAATTAATTAGTATGGCCCAGTTGTAGATATGATGTTATAAAGCCCGCTTATAGcctaattcatttaggcgggaaaacttaagagttctcttattcttttagtttaagggggattCCTTAAAAGGATATATCTGATTTTTAGATTAAAACAAGTCAAATAACAGCTAATTTGTATTAACGGTATACATTTTTTTGCTTTTCCTAGATActtgtattttgttttgttttatttatcATAGTTAACCTTGTTTTTAAGTTTAACACAAATATATCCGTCATAAATAAGGATTGTCTCGTTTATTAATATGTATGGAAGGTTACGAGGTGATATCATGGGTTGTCTACTTGTCTTACTTGCACATAGAACATTAATGACAAGAGTATCAATAACGTGTTTATATGAGCTAGTTGCGCAAAATTAGATTTTTTTATAGAAATTTTTGGAGAAAAACAATAGAGGTAAACCATGTGAAATGATGTCTATATTATTGACGTTGACTTGAAAGTTGTAGTAATCCACCAATTAGATTTTGCAAAAGACGTGGTGGTGTGTTCAAAGTTGTCATGTACTCATGTGTATTGTATCAATCTTATACGTACCAAATTTGCCCTTTTTAATGCCGGCGTATCATATGCAATGAAATTGCTTTAGTTTTGTGTCAATATAAAATAAGGAATTAGATAAATATTCGTCTTAAGCTTAATACTGATAATGTTATTATTTTAAAAGAAGACTTACCGAATTACTATTGTTAATATAAGGTTGTTAACCACCACTACGTTTCAAGTTGTCACTTAGCTTCCATCTTTTTTTGTGGGGCGTCATTCGTTTTACTTTGAATTTGAGCTAGGTAGAATTACTATGACGGTAAAAGCCTCCCTCCTTAGTCTAAACATTGTTGCACTCTCAGGGTTCGAATCCGAGACATCTGATTAAATGAGTTAAAACATACAATCCCTTTCCAGTTGATCTAATAAGTGTTCATAGGTATTAGGTAATTAAAAGTTCCATCTATAATAATCATACTTTAATTCAGTTTAATTCAGGCAGTTTATGATAAACATGTTTATCATAAACTGCCTGAATTAAAGTAAAAACCTAAATTAATCAAATGAATCCAATTATAATATCATGTTTATTTCAAGTGAATTGTGATTAATTAGTTAACTTTGTTAATATAATCAGACGCAAACAGATGAGGATTTGAAAAGACAAAAAGAAATAGATGATTGGCTACCTATAACATCAGGAAGAAATGCAAAATGGTGGTATTCTGCTTTCCACAATGTCACTGCCATGGTTGGTGCTGGTGTTCTCGGCCTTCCTCTCGCCATGTCTCAACTTGGATGGTAAGTTTCTCGTTATGTCAGATAACCTTTACTATCATATAGGAGTAACACGAATCTATAACATGATAACATTATGTATTATCTGATGATATTGAGTTTCAACGCGCTCTTTCATAAATACAATATAGACCTACAAGAAATATTATTGTATATGTCCACATTGTGCATGCGAGAGGACCAATGTATAAAAATGTAATACGAACTAAGACCTTTGGAATAGATTTTATGTTTTAGTCGATATTATTAGTCGTAAATCATAATTGATGTTTAACCTAACTTGAAAATTAAATCTTATATATCAACAAATACTCACAAGAGTAACGACTGTTTTAAGCAAGACTAACTGTTTTAAATTGTGCAGGGGGCCTGGAGTGGCTATATTGGTACTATCATGGGTTATAACATTGTACACCCTATGGCAAATGGTGGAGATGCACGAAATGGTACCCGGAAAACGGTTTGATAGATACCACGAGCTCGGACAACATGCTTTCGGAGAAAAATTGGGGCTTTGGATTGTGGTTCCGCAACAACTTATCGTAGAAGTGGGTGTAGACATTGTTTATATGGTTACAGGTGGTAAATCGCTACATAAATTTCATGAAATCGTTTGTGCTAACAAAAAGTGTAAGAATGACAACATTAAGTTGACCTACTTCATCATGATTTTCGCCTCCGTTCACTTTGTTCTGTCTCACCTCCCTAATTTCAATTCCATCGCCGGTGTTTCATTGGCCGCTGCTGTTATGTCACTCAGGTACTTACATTTTTCAATACGTATGAGTCGTGTTGGTTCATTTACATACAGAGGCGGAACCAGGAATAAAATGTAACTAGGGCTAAATTGATAGATTTTTAAATCGTATAggttaaaaaaaataaacttgTGAGTTAACCCCCTTATAttaaaagaataagaaatctcccaaattttcccgcctaaatgaatttatTATAATTGGGCTTTCATTATATCATATGTGTAATTACGCatttattatatcatatctgtaattggactttcattatattatatctacaACTGGATTACATTGAACTTTTCCTTTTCCACCGATTAATGCAAAacactaataataataaattttacaattaaatttcaaattgagttaaatatcagttgtataattgttattttctttaatatttcTATATAAAAAATCATGCGCGGATCTATACTAGTTACGTATTAGGATATTAAACCGTTAATTGTATCGAAATATGTGACCTAAGTCATTATGGGACTAATCTTTAATTGATTCTTAATTAAACAGCTACTCGACCATTGCGTGGGCAACGTCACTACACAAGGGTGTGCAACCAGACGTATCGTATGCATTAAAAGGCCACAACGGTGCAACAAAGACCTTGGATTTCTTCAATGCTCTAGGAACCGTGGCATTTGCTTATGCAGGGCACAATGTTGTACTAGAAATTCAAGCTACAATCCCTTCGACTCCAGAGAAGCCGTCTAAGGGACCTATGTGGAAGGGTGTGGTTGTCGCGTATATTGTCGTTGCTCTGTGTTACTTCCCTGTCTCACTTATTGGATACTGGGTCTTTGGCAACAACGTCGAAGATGATATCCTCATCTCCTTGAATAAACCTGCATGGTTGATTGCTATGGCTAACTTGTTCGTCGTTATCCATGTTATTGGAAGCTATCAGGTAATTTTCTTCATCTATGATTTCATTTATTCAGATATGAGCCAGGTCGGTTTTGCTAGGTCTAACAAGGAGTCAAGGACCATGTTGGCTCTTATCCTCCTTTTAAAGTTTAAGACCTGTTCTTTTAGACagaaattgtctgaactgaactgaactgaacttaatagagctgaactgaactgaactgtaggtttaatttgtgaagagaagaACCGAACTAAACTGAatgaaactgaactgaacttgatttgttttttttgtttttttttttgttttttccgtGTTTCAGATATACGCAATGCCCGTATTTGACATGATGGAAACCGTGTTAGTAAAGAAGTTGAAATTCAGGCCTACTTGGATACTCCGATTTATTAGTCGCAATATCTATGTTGGTGAGTATTTTACATGATTTATCGTTTCACCCATGCTATATATACAAATTCCAAAGTAATTAACCAATTTTCTATAATTACACAGCTTTTACAATGTTCATCGGCATCACCTTCCCCTTCTTCGGCGGCCTTCTCGGTTTCTTCGGTGGATTTGCATTTGCCCCTACGACATACTTTGTAAGCTCTATTTTAGAAAAATGCGATGGTATCACCTGGTGGTATTATACCGCCCTTAATTAACATTTTGTTTATCGAAGTTTACTaatagggatattctctcgtgtacccctcaacttcttcattttctatgatataccctcttttcatgcaaaaaaactttgaccgtcaataactcttggctacaagttcagaatacgttaaacttttttttcaaattgacttTCTTTAAAAGGTCTtccgtttaaaaaaaaaaaatcaccgacgtttcaactcgtagtcgggaattatggtcggtcaaagtttattcgttaaaacatgtttgaccaaccataactaccggctacgtGTTTAAAaagcggtgattttttttttcaaattgaaggccttgacgagataattggtttgaaaaaaaaaattactattttctgaactcgtaacagagaattattgtcggtcaaagtttttttgtgaaaaacgaggggtacaccatagaaaacgaaaaagttcagggATACACGAGAGAATAACCCTTACTAATATGTTATTTACGTCGCTCGTCATTGCAGCTTCCTTGCATCATGTGGCTTTCAATCTATAAACCCAAAAGATTTGGGCTGTCTTGGACCGCCAATTGGGTATGTCACCATTCACCAACTAATTTCCGATTTTCGACATAAAAATTAAATTTGCTTGATTTAACTAATAACATGTTTGTTATGGGTGAATTTCAGATTTGTATCATACTCGGAGTTCTTATAATGGTGTTATCACCTATCGGAGCACTACGACAAATCATAATCTCCGCAAAAAAATATACATTTTATAGCTAGAAACCCTCTAAATTCGGTTTGAAGACGATGCATCATTCGAAATTTTGAGACATCAGGGATCGGGTTTATTTTGGCATTGTGTGTTTGTTTAAGATTGTGTATGATATTAGTAGTATTTTACAGGATATCCGTGTAAATGTTTGCTTTGTGAATCAAGTTAAAGATTGTTTTACGTATGACCCCAACAATCGACTTATTACAACTCGGAAAGGAAAACAAGTTAGCGTTATCAGGCCAGTACCGTTGTTTTACATGCAACTCAAATCGTCGACTCTGGATGTTGGGCATACATTTTGCTTGTAAAAGTTTTACCAAGTTCCGGTATTTCTTGTACACATTTCAATTACAAATTCTTATCTAAGACGGCCTTATACGAGTAGTTTGTAAAATGAGTTATTTGGTAAATAACTTTGTACTTTTATGTCGGGTTATGATGTTGGTATAAGCGGAACCAGTTTACACAATAATTTTGATAAAACAGTCTTACATGAGAATAACCATTTTTCATTGGCATACTTGCTAATACATGAGATCCTAAACTTGGGCTTTTTTCAGTTTAAATATATTGATTTTATGGACTGTTGGCCCAAATTTATTTATCCATGTGATGGGCTGTGGACCTTTGTATTTAGTGGACCAAAGTCATTGACTGATCCGTGCAATTGTTATAATTAAACCTCTCTTAGGACGGCAATATCCGTCTTAATATAAAAACATGATTATCTGGTCAACAACACCCATTTGGGTAGAATCAGACAAGGGTTTTATTATTCCATATACAGTCAACTCTTGTCTCGACTAAACGACGTGAACCGTTTTAATTTTAAGACGGATATACTTATCTTAGCCAGGAATTTGTAATTAGTATAATGAGTTAATGACAATGACATAAATAACATCTTTTAAACTAAATTTAAGATAAGAAAATACGTTTAAATGAATAAACTCATAAACAATAAAGCTCGtattatttaaaacaaatttcataaaatttgttatAAAAATTGGATTCTACACAGTTGTATTATAACTGATTGTATAATCCATAAATGGCAAACTTAATGCGAATAGCGGAATATACCCATTTTAATAAGAATTCTATAACTCCGTATACTTGTGTTTTGTACACCGATGTTGGTGTTTACTGTTTAGGCACAAGGCAAAGGGTAAAAATAGTACGTGAAAGAAGAATAACGTGGCATGCGGAAAATCGTAGAGGACAGAAAGATGTTAGCTATATTGAAATGGGTCCCCAAAGGCCAAAACCCATGGAATAAGGTTCTATGAACGAAGAGATTAAAAGGGAAAAGTAAACAAGGGTGGGTGCGGTGACGCGGTACCGTAATCACTAACGAATAGTATGAATATAACCGGCAAGTCTCGCTTATAACGGACATAATAATAGTATAATATAACgcccgtcacaagcttatgacaaATTAAgtattacttgtaccaaaaaaaaaaaaaaaaaaagtattactGATGTTGGTAGATAAGAGAAAACAGATGGTAATTTTCTAagcattttgtttttatttatgtATTCAACATAATATATTTGATCCGTCACAAGTTTATATATAACGGAAATGTTCGTtacaaatgaaaatttgtgtaaATATCACACAAACACGGAGCCCCCACGTCTAGTACACATTTACACCCATATGACACTATGACACACTATCTCGTGTAATATATTATAGCAACGTGCACTATTATTTGGCTACCATTGATGCTTGTATAGTTGTGTACTTGTATAGTTGTATGGCCGGCTCTACTTTCATGGTTCTAATTTCTAAGTTGTTGCCGACTTTTTTATGGGACTATGGGAGCgataacatcaaagagggccaaactACCAAATTGGTAAATAAAGTGGAGATAGTTTGCCGGATTGGTAAAAAAAGTATCATTTgagacaaattggtaaaaaaagtgaaAGTTAATGACAAATTGGCCAAAAGTGCTACATAttgttttcattttcttttcttccAACTAAAGTGGACAAAATTACCCTCGTCCACGTAGCAAGTCCAACCCGAAATTTTGAAGTCAAACTCGCCTGACAAAAACTCAACTCGTAACCCAAAGTACGTAGTGATCCAACTCAACCCAAATTTGAGATAAACATTTCTTGCGACGTATTTAAcatttatcataattatatacatgACCTGAAAATGATACCAAAATAACTCGTATCTAGACCTAACAAACGGGTTAATCGGCTCGCGTAAGTTCGGGTGCGTTACAGTTTTGGATTAATTCAGGTCGGATCCTTTCGAGTTTCGGGTCTGTTTCGATGTgttggtcgggtcattttcgggtcaaaccGGGCGAATTATTTTGGatccggtcattttcgggtcaatgttCGGGCCGGACGGGTCAATTCGGATGTCACATTGAGGGTTTTAATTTGGGTCGGATCATTTCGAGTTTCGGATCTGTTTCGATATGTTGGTCGGGTCATTTTCCTGTCAAACGGGTCAGATTATTTTGGGTCCGGTCATTTTCGAGTCAATGTTCGGGTCGgacgggtcaattcgggttttgagTCACATAGAGGGTTTTAATTTGGGTCAATTTTGAGTCTCGGGTCATCTTTTTTGGTCTAGTCAATTAGGCAGGGCTGGTTTTACCGGATCTACTCGTATCCGAATGACACATAATCAACCTAATTTGAATAAAGAAATTAACCCGTTCTTAGTCCTCGTAAACttataaatttataataataACTCACTCGAACAAGTTTGAACCCAAATAATTAACCAATCTTGAAACATATATTACATCTGACTAATATGCAAACATAAAATGACTTATTTGTCAGCTTTCGGATTATTAATAATTAAGAGTATGGAAAGGGCAGTTTGGTCATATCAAATTATTAAGGTAGTAAATTAAATATGGTGAAATTTTTATGGTCAATTTGTCACATTCTTGCACTTTTTTTACCAATCCGGCACaagttacactttttttaccAATCTGGCGATTACCTCCCACTCTATTTACCAATTTGGTTGTTTGGCCCATCAAAGAGTAAGGGCCAAGGGGTTATTTGGTTTAAAATATTGAAATAGAATGAAATACTTCGTATAAATTTATACGAAGTATCATGAATGTATGGACGGTCGTTATGTGTTTTTTTCAGCCGAGCTTAACTTAATTCAATGGAAGTAAAGTAAGAGTTAGACCCAATTTTTTCTGGTTTAATGTCAGTCCAACTCAACTctattcagtttagttcaatttTGTTCAGTTCAGCTTAATTCATTCCATCTCTTTataaattaactcttacttcagcTTTATCCAGTTCAGGTTAGCTTCTATCAGCCGAAAAGAACAGGGCTTAATTTGAATAGAACTGAACTAAGTAGAGTTGTATAGACTGCGCATACATTGCGCGACATTAAATCTAATCTTTGATTATTTGGTAAGTTTCAAAATTATTAGAATCTAGGATTAGGCAGTGGAAATCTAACATGGTTCACTCATTTATAAAGCTTCTAAAAT from Silene latifolia isolate original U9 population chromosome 3, ASM4854445v1, whole genome shotgun sequence harbors:
- the LOC141646612 gene encoding lysine histidine transporter 1-like, with translation MVGTHDEAPSNGHHLNTQTDEDLKRQKEIDDWLPITSGRNAKWWYSAFHNVTAMVGAGVLGLPLAMSQLGWGPGVAILVLSWVITLYTLWQMVEMHEMVPGKRFDRYHELGQHAFGEKLGLWIVVPQQLIVEVGVDIVYMVTGGKSLHKFHEIVCANKKCKNDNIKLTYFIMIFASVHFVLSHLPNFNSIAGVSLAAAVMSLSYSTIAWATSLHKGVQPDVSYALKGHNGATKTLDFFNALGTVAFAYAGHNVVLEIQATIPSTPEKPSKGPMWKGVVVAYIVVALCYFPVSLIGYWVFGNNVEDDILISLNKPAWLIAMANLFVVIHVIGSYQIYAMPVFDMMETVLVKKLKFRPTWILRFISRNIYVAFTMFIGITFPFFGGLLGFFGGFAFAPTTYFLPCIMWLSIYKPKRFGLSWTANWICIILGVLIMVLSPIGALRQIIISAKKYTFYS